A stretch of the Chelonoidis abingdonii isolate Lonesome George chromosome 11, CheloAbing_2.0, whole genome shotgun sequence genome encodes the following:
- the UBE2M gene encoding NEDD8-conjugating enzyme Ubc12: MESAVGMGLFCWGRDLGLSSELTHLSLLPSCLPDINELNLPKTCEIDFSDQDDLLNFKLVICPDEGFYKGGKFVFSFKVGQGYPHDPPKVKCETMVYHPNIDLEGNVCLNILREDWKPVLTINSIIYGLQYLFLEPNPEDPLNKEAAEVLQNNRRLFEQNVQRSMRGGYIGSTYFERCLK, encoded by the exons ATGGAGAGTGCGGTGGGCATGGGGCTCTTCTGTTGGGGGAGGGATCTGGGGTTGTCCTCCGAACTGACCCAtctctccctgcttccctcctgcctcccagataTTAACGAACTGAATTTGCCGAAAACATGCGAAATAGATTTCTCCGACCAGGACGACCTCCTCAACTTCAAGCTAGTTATCTGCCCTGATGAG GGTTTCTATAAAGGGGGGAAGTTTGTCTTCAGTTTTAAG GTAGGCCAAGGCTACCCTCATGACCCTCCCAAGGTGAAGTGTGAGACCATGGTGTACCACCCCAACATAGACCTAGAGGGCAATGTCTGCCTAAATATCCTCAG AGAGGACTGGAAACCCGTACTAACAATAAACTCTATAATTTATGGTCTGCAGTACCTCTTCTTG GAGCCAAACCCCGAAGACCCCCTGAACAAAGAGGCTGCCGAGGTCCTTCAGAACAACAGACGCCTGTTTGAGCAGAACGTGCAGCGCTCCATGCGGGGCGGCTACATCGGCTCCACCTACTTCGAGCGTTGCCTCAAATAG